The nucleotide window AATAGCTTTTCCAGCACTTCTATGTCCTCTATACTAGCCGGTTCTCCATATACACATTCTGTTGAAATATTTTGTATTAAATCCTTCCACATAGGCTCACCTTCTTTATTAAAAGATTATATGTTAAGTTGGTAAGATAACAAATAATTGTTTCGATAGCTGTGAGGAAATTCACAACTTTAAAATCTGAAGAACATTATAATGTATTTGACCTTCTTAACAAAGGATCAGTCTTTCTTTGCATTATATAAGAACAATCATTCTGTAGTAATCTCTGTTCTGCTATGTTCGGAGATTTTTTCTATATTGAGAATAATTTCCAGTTATCATAATGTCTCCTTCCGAAGCACATAGTAAAGAATAGCTTTTGTACCACAAGAAATCTCAGAGGCTCTTTTTATTTCAGAATAAACGGATTAAAGGCTTTTTGAAAAATATAGAGGTAACTCATATTCAGATGACAGAGTTTAACCACATGTTTTATAAAAAGTCTTGATGGATTAATTCTTGTATAATATTTGTTATTGTAATTAAAAAGCAGATCTTATCCAAGGATAAAATCTGCTAAAAAATCAAAAAGAAGTAATGAAAACATCGTGATTTACTCAATGATTCATTAATTAAAGGAAGAATGTAATTCTCACTAGGTCTATTCTCCAGAACTTCTCTTTAATATTATTGTATCTTTTTCCTTATCTATTTTCTTATGAATACGTAAGTAATAGTAGGCATAGCATCCAATTGCAAATGGGATACCGCAGTATAAAGCAGCCCTGAGAGAATCAACAAAAGCCATACTAACAATGACTACTAAACAGAGTATAAAGCAGGTAATTGGAACAATAGGATACAGAGGTGTACGGAAGTTTAATTGATTAATATCATTTCCTTCCGCAATATAAGCTTTACGGAAATTTAATTGAGATAAGGCAGTTAACATCCAAACAGTGATACCAGCTAGGCCAGCAATCGATACTAAAATTAGAAAAACAGTATTAGCAGCAATGAAGCTTGTTAAGAGGGATAGACATGCTACTAAAAAAGTTACACTTAATGCGCGTAATGGTACCCCCTTTTGGCTTAATTTTGAAAAAGATTTCCCAGCAAATCCTTCGCGGCTCATAGCCCATAACATTCGTGTGGATGCATATAACCCTGAATTTGCAACCGATAAAACCGCAGTGAGAATAACAAAATTCATCACATCTGCTGCATACGGTATCCCAACATTGTCGAAAACATAGACAAATGGGCTATCCACTGATCCTGCTTTTTGCCAGGAGACTAAACTAACGAGGATAAGCATGGAAATTACATAAAAAAATACTGTTCGCCAAACTGTATTTTTAATAGCTCTAGGGATTTCCCTATGTGGATTTTCAGATTCTCCAGCTGCAATACCAATCAATTCGGTTCCCTGAAAAGAAAAAACAACTCCAATCATGGCAAAGAAAACACTACTAAATCCATTTGGAAAAAGTCCTCCATTATTCATTATGGTAGAAACACTTTGAACTGTATTTTTTGCCCCGTGAGTATCAAGAAATCCAAAAATTATACCTGCCCCAATTATAATAAATAATAAAATGGTTACGATTTTAATACTTGAAAACCAAAATTCTGTTTCTGCAAAACTCCGAGTAGACAGAGAGTTAATGATAAACAAAGAAGTTCCAAAAATAGCACACCAAACCCAAACAGGAATATCAGGAAACCAGCGCTGCATTAATAATCCAGATGCTGTGAATTCAACACTTACTGTAACTGCCCAATTCAACCAGTACATCCATCCCACAGTAAAACCTGTTCCAGGTCCTATATATTTTGTTGCATAGGCTTGAAATGACCCTGTCACCGGCATAGATACGGTCAATTCACCAAGGCAAAGCATAACTAAGTACATTAAGAAACCCACAACGAGGTAAGCTAATATAGCCCCACCAGGACCAGCTTCATTGATAATATGACCCGAATTTAGAAAAAGTCCTGTTCCAATTACTCCACCGATTGAAATCATAAATAAATGTCTGCTTTTCATATTTCTTTGAAGCTCATTGGGTACTTCTATTTTTTTACTATGCATGTATAACCCTCTTCCTAATAGTATGATTTAATTATTTTTATGTTATAAACAGGGTTCTCCTTTAAACTAAAAATTTAAATGAGCAGATCGGTTGGAGATAATTTAAAATATGTTTTGAATGAATATAGTTTTTTTATGATTTTTAAAATATCTATTAAAATCTCAAAAAAATATAATCTAGCTTTCCTTTACAAGTTACTATAAGTCTTTCCAATACAAAAAAACTTCGCAAAAATACTAATTTCCTTTTTGCCAAGTTCCATTCTATAAACTAATAACTAAATTGGAGTCTTGTTTTATTTACTTAACTACACCTAAATAAACTTATATAAGTAATATTTTTAAGTTTGATAGGTATCTGATCTACTCTCTTGGAGAAAACCCTATTCTAAAAAATAACATCATACCTGATTTTTATATTTCCATCTTTTTGTTAAGATCCTCCATTAACTAAAATTTAATTCATCCACTAAAGGCTAGATTATCTAGAATTTTCAGAATTATATTCAGTATATCTACCGAATAAATAGTTGTCAACGCAGAAATGTATGCGCTATCAAAAGCTAGATTGACAACTAATATACCCTTCAGTATATACTAATCTAGTAGTAAGGGAAGCACAAAGGGGGAACATCTTATGAGCAATCAGGTTAAACAAAAGAATAATTTTTCAATGGGTAAGTTAACTTCTTTATTGGTTCTCTTGCATAATACTGAACTGATGAAAGAAGTTGAACAAGAACTGGACTCAAGGGGTTATAACTATACAGTTGGAAAAGTTGGGGCTATGGAGCTATCAAAAGTAGTTGCTGCTGTTGAAACAAGTGCTAAAAATAACCATATTATAAATGCTAATTCGTATAGGGAAGTCCATGCTCTTTATCATGCCATATTGGAAGCAATTCAGGGAGTAAGTAGGGGGACTTTACAGTTAGGAGATATTTTACGTACAGTTGGTTTAACTTTTTCAATTGTCAGAGGAAATATTGACTCCTCTGGTTATGGTGGAGAATGGATTAGTGTATGTGTCTATGGAACTATAGGGGCCCCAAAAAAAGGGTTTGAACATGATGCATTAGGTTTTGGATTTAACCATATCTAAAAAAATCTATTCAAAGTAATTTAAATAAATATTTTTAAATTTTTCAAAAAACAATTGACAAAGTATTCAGATAAAGAGATACTAGTTTCAGATACATTAGTTGCTTTAAGCTTTAGATCTTAAAGTATAGATTCATATAGCATTGTTAGTTATGTTTGTTTTAGATATTTAAAATTGTATTTAAAGCCCATAGTTTATTCAGTTTAGTTTATAGGGGGCTATATCAAAAAAGATTTGTTTCTTTTTTGATATAGCCCCTTTTTATGTTCAAAAAACAATAAGATTTTTTAATTTAAAAAGGAGTGATTAGAATGTTTGTTCAAATAGATGGTAACTCATTAACGTATGAACAAATTCATCAAGTTATTTATGAAGGTTATTCTGTTAAAATTAGTGATCACGCGCTAGAAAATATCAAAAGAAGTAGAGCTTTAGTGGAGGATAGCATTACCAATAACAAGGTAATTTACGGTGTGAACACAGGATTTGGGAAATTCAGTGACACAGTTATTTCAAAGGATGATTTAGCTGACTTACAAATCAATTTAATTCGAAGCCATGCTTGTGGGCTTGGGGAGCCATTTCCTATAGAAGTAAGCCAGGTTATGTTACTTCTAAGAGCTAATGCATTAGCGAAAGGCTATTCAGGAATTCGTCTAGAAACACTGCAGTTATTAATAGATTGTTTAAATCAAAATATCGTTCCAGTTATTCCTAGTCAAGGATCCCTAGGAGCAAGTGGTGATCTAGCTCCTCTATCGCACTTAGCCCTATTATTAGTTGGAGAAGGAGAAGCCGTCTTTAATGGTGAAAAAATGTCAGGTGCAGAAGCATTGAAATTAGCAGGCCTTCAACCAATCAAATTGCAAGCTAAGGAAGGGCTTGCTTTAATCAATGGAACCCAAGCTATGACTGCTGTAGGTGTGGTTGCTTATATGGAGGCTCAAAAGTTAGCTGACCTTTCAGATGGAATTGCTTCCCTAACATTAGAAGGTTTACAAGGAATTGTTGACGCTTTCACACCAGAATCTCATTCTGTAAGACCTTACCCTGAACAGAAACAAGTGGCTGAACGAATTCTTTCTTACCTTGACGGTAGTCAACTAACCACTACTCAAGGACAAATTCGAGTTCAAGATGCGTATTCATTACGATGTATCCCACAAGTCCATGGTGCTATTCAACAAGTTTTAAATTATGTAAAAGAGAAACTATCGATTGAGATAAACTCAGCAACAGATAATCCACTAATCTTCTCGGACAGTGGAAATGTTATTTCCGGTGGAAACTTTCATGGACAACCTATCGCTTTTGCGATGGACTTTCTTGGAATTGCAATGTCTGAAGTAGGAAATATTTCTGAAAGACGTATCGAACGATTGGTGAATCCCCAACTAAGTGATTTACCGGCATTTTTAAGTCCTGACCCTGGTCTTCAATCAGGCTTAATGATTACTCAATATGCTGCTGCTTCATTAGTTTCGGAAAATAAGACATTAGCTCATCCTTCTAGTGTAGACTCTATTCCATCTTCTGCTAATCAAGAAGATCATGTGAGTATGGGAACAACTGCTGCTCGCCATGCTTATCAAATTATTCAAAATAGTAGAAGGGTTCTTGCCATCGAAGCTATCTGTGCTGCTCAGGCTGCTGATATTAGAGGTGTAAGTAAGTTAGCTCCAGAAACAACGAAACTTTATTCGAGAATTAGAAAATCTGTTCCAACAATTACAAAAGATCGAATCTTCTCACGTGATATTGAAAAATTGGCTGCTGATTTA belongs to Priestia megaterium and includes:
- a CDS encoding amino acid permease is translated as MHSKKIEVPNELQRNMKSRHLFMISIGGVIGTGLFLNSGHIINEAGPGGAILAYLVVGFLMYLVMLCLGELTVSMPVTGSFQAYATKYIGPGTGFTVGWMYWLNWAVTVSVEFTASGLLMQRWFPDIPVWVWCAIFGTSLFIINSLSTRSFAETEFWFSSIKIVTILLFIIIGAGIIFGFLDTHGAKNTVQSVSTIMNNGGLFPNGFSSVFFAMIGVVFSFQGTELIGIAAGESENPHREIPRAIKNTVWRTVFFYVISMLILVSLVSWQKAGSVDSPFVYVFDNVGIPYAADVMNFVILTAVLSVANSGLYASTRMLWAMSREGFAGKSFSKLSQKGVPLRALSVTFLVACLSLLTSFIAANTVFLILVSIAGLAGITVWMLTALSQLNFRKAYIAEGNDINQLNFRTPLYPIVPITCFILCLVVIVSMAFVDSLRAALYCGIPFAIGCYAYYYLRIHKKIDKEKDTIILKRSSGE
- the hutH gene encoding histidine ammonia-lyase; its protein translation is MFVQIDGNSLTYEQIHQVIYEGYSVKISDHALENIKRSRALVEDSITNNKVIYGVNTGFGKFSDTVISKDDLADLQINLIRSHACGLGEPFPIEVSQVMLLLRANALAKGYSGIRLETLQLLIDCLNQNIVPVIPSQGSLGASGDLAPLSHLALLLVGEGEAVFNGEKMSGAEALKLAGLQPIKLQAKEGLALINGTQAMTAVGVVAYMEAQKLADLSDGIASLTLEGLQGIVDAFTPESHSVRPYPEQKQVAERILSYLDGSQLTTTQGQIRVQDAYSLRCIPQVHGAIQQVLNYVKEKLSIEINSATDNPLIFSDSGNVISGGNFHGQPIAFAMDFLGIAMSEVGNISERRIERLVNPQLSDLPAFLSPDPGLQSGLMITQYAAASLVSENKTLAHPSSVDSIPSSANQEDHVSMGTTAARHAYQIIQNSRRVLAIEAICAAQAADIRGVSKLAPETTKLYSRIRKSVPTITKDRIFSRDIEKLAADLKGVVKEVNYEMVR
- the hutP gene encoding hut operon transcriptional regulator HutP — encoded protein: MSNQVKQKNNFSMGKLTSLLVLLHNTELMKEVEQELDSRGYNYTVGKVGAMELSKVVAAVETSAKNNHIINANSYREVHALYHAILEAIQGVSRGTLQLGDILRTVGLTFSIVRGNIDSSGYGGEWISVCVYGTIGAPKKGFEHDALGFGFNHI